The sequence TCCGACATCGCAAACTTCTCCGAGCTCCGCCTCACCGCGCACTCCGGCACGCACGTCGACGCGCCGGGACACGTCTTCCAGCACTACTACGACGCCGGCTTCGACGTGGACACGCTCGACCTCGCCGTCCTCAACGGTATGTTCTGAGCTTCACATCATCTAGTACGTAGTACTTGTACATAGCTTGTGGAAAGTGAATTGATTCTCTGTTTGGCTCTGTATGTTCTGAGCTAGCTCCAGTTTAGTAACCTCTACTGTTAGCTACTTTCCTCATCGTGATCCTGTTCAGTTGCTAATTTCAATATAACTTAATTGTTCTCTTCTCAACTGGTGTGCAGGACCAGCTCTGTTGGTTGATGTTCCCAGGGATAAAAACATAACAGGTAAGTTAGTGTTTGAGAAACATCTACCTTCTTTCACCCGATATGGACTTCTATGCTTGTAAACATGTAGCCTCCCGTACGATTAACAAATCTGCAAATTCTTCTCAAACCTGACAAGTAGGTGTGTAACAGGTGCATATATATCGATTCATAAAAACTCACATGTTACTTTTTCTGCTTGTAGCCATTGTCATGGAATCCCTACGCATTCCTAAAGGTGTTCGACGTGTGCTCTTTCGAACTCTGAATACGGACAGGTATTCATCATCTCGATATCACACACAGCAAAGAAGTATTGATGTTTTCAACAAACCGTGCATGCAAATTTTCAATAGGCCAGATTTGTAGAATTATATGTAGCTAAATAGTGAGCTTAAGTATAAGTACATTATTCAAGCTcatggagaaaaagaaaatcctaaaaacgTTTCCCTGCAATTGCAGGCAAAAAGCTAATCATAAATAAAAAGGGTGTTATTTGCATCAGTTTTGATAGTTGAGGGATCTAAGTTGAATGCTTTAGTACTTTTAAGAGTGATAAAATAGGACTTTTGTGATAGTTGAGGGTTATTGGATTTTTGTGTGATTATAAGTAGTACTAATCATGTCAACCTTGTGTTTTTATGCAGAAAGCTCATGTGGAAGAAAGAGTTCGATACAAGTTACGTTGGCTTCATGGAGGATGGTGCGCAATGGTTGGTCGACAATACTGACATTAAACTAGTGGGTAAGTCAAAATGCATTAACCAATTGCATCCACGGCAATCTTTCTATTCAATTTCAAAACATATTTATCCTTTTCATCGATATTAGTCTCTATAGAAAGAATATTATAGCCATTGATAACTGCCTATATGCAAATGAAGGATAATATCTTAAAAAACTAAAAGACAGACAAGTAAAATCTTTTTGTCCTTAAGATGTCCATTCTCAAAATCATTGCTGAAGTTTAGTAGTCTAGTTATGTTAATAGAATACCACACTACTCCAATTTGAAGTAAATAGTTCAAATATGGAGGCTTTTAACATTGTTTAGGGCATTGTACACTTGTAAACTTTTAAGTTCTTGATCTAATAGCAACCCACAAAATATGTTCATGGCCCCAATTTTGTGCATGATATCACCTCAGCCATATATATCATGTTGGCTGATATAAGTTAAGAAACTGTGATACTATTGTTATATGGTAAGAGTAAGTTAATT is a genomic window of Phragmites australis chromosome 17, lpPhrAust1.1, whole genome shotgun sequence containing:
- the LOC133897794 gene encoding cyclase-like protein 4 isoform X2; protein product: MEVAPLPLLFLVLLPAVVASVGETAHPGYAHAECGVASPALPERQEEFDGGRIVDISHYYRDDMPAWESGEGVGEFLRLARSMSNGSDIANFSELRLTAHSGTHVDAPGHVFQHYYDAGFDVDTLDLAVLNGPALLVDVPRDKNITAIVMESLRIPKGVRRVLFRTLNTDRKLMWKKEFDTSYVGFMEDGAQWLVDNTDIKLVGNHPCGSLEPGACYPWNIHFALLATKVAWG